A DNA window from Barnesiella intestinihominis YIT 11860 contains the following coding sequences:
- a CDS encoding RICIN domain-containing protein, with amino-acid sequence MKIYLKYIFLFLIAGSIFSSCNQKDEKVYSFWALQNRATGEYLYEDDGECKFSREKQGDKSLWKIAAAEGDHVCIVNKKSGRYLSLDNGQVVCSVVDQPVTESAEWYYGNFDFVTQTNSGWYTISNRSAESNLHLVEKDGTLCMQDNANRNTDFSAHWTWVREEGTPLPYSFTPDGVTDASFLGIRTAKAISPTEIHSDYHGEKVWKLSQDISSFPKFSTENNLLIETLYNMALEEMLMDVRSDSTFRAGALWPDTWTRDAVYSIWFSYAWIMPEVSRKTLDKQTLRNPREALQDTGSGGSWPISTDRVVWALAAWEYYLYTGDSSWLEGAYEGLSYTARKDIHVAFDKRIGLFKGETCSMDWRTHTYPNWFTNVTIGSSFSCGTNALHMFMYEFLSKTAGILGKPESEKTYWESFRNVLKDSINKHFWNEDKGLYECYLYPEISGYKASERVGVMSNGLCAVLGASTDEQIRRMVGNFPLYPYGAAVLYPSIPDDFAYHNKSVWPVWQTPYMYAARQVGNISAVEHMAASLTRASALFLTHKENMTYDTGYDRGTALNSDRQLWSVSSYISLVYRVLFGMNLTERGIAFNPVVPDMVNGWLSLSDFRYRDATIDIKVSGKGNRVKSLKVNGEKQALPFVLPADSKGEYSIEIEMMIDEPKGKINLVKAGPGKCWSPVEPVLVLNGSTLSWKEEENMKYYLHSNFSEEDKLVTSPYDLIGAPDGFYSVYAVDEKGFASDMSNAVVYSTWQSVCEAEQSSHSGTVSNLHKGFSGSGFVIDLFARPANVKFQVQVPEAGDYAIALRGANGHGPHGTWCAIRSVAVDGNDAGTFILEATGDWKQWLDSNYIVLRGLNAGEHTVSLSIDPEKKGYDFNMSHGREDANDCHIDCLKLIRL; translated from the coding sequence ATGAAAATCTATTTGAAATATATATTTCTGTTTCTTATTGCCGGGAGTATCTTTTCTTCGTGTAACCAAAAAGATGAGAAGGTGTATTCTTTTTGGGCACTTCAAAATAGGGCGACGGGAGAATATTTGTATGAAGACGACGGCGAATGTAAATTCAGCCGTGAAAAGCAAGGCGATAAGTCTTTGTGGAAAATAGCGGCTGCTGAGGGCGATCATGTTTGTATCGTAAATAAGAAGAGTGGTAGATATTTGTCTCTCGATAATGGGCAGGTCGTTTGTTCTGTGGTCGATCAACCGGTTACCGAATCTGCCGAATGGTACTACGGGAATTTCGATTTTGTTACTCAAACTAATAGCGGCTGGTACACAATTTCGAATCGTTCGGCCGAGTCGAATTTGCATTTGGTGGAAAAAGATGGTACACTTTGCATGCAGGATAACGCAAACAGAAATACCGATTTTTCTGCCCATTGGACTTGGGTGAGAGAAGAGGGTACGCCTTTGCCTTATTCTTTTACTCCCGATGGAGTTACGGATGCTTCTTTTTTGGGAATACGAACGGCTAAGGCTATTTCTCCAACCGAGATACACTCCGATTATCACGGAGAGAAAGTATGGAAATTATCTCAGGATATTTCGTCTTTTCCGAAATTTTCCACTGAAAACAATTTGTTGATAGAGACTCTGTACAATATGGCATTGGAAGAGATGTTGATGGATGTGCGCAGCGACAGCACATTTAGGGCCGGCGCTCTTTGGCCCGATACATGGACTCGTGATGCCGTGTACAGTATATGGTTCAGCTATGCATGGATTATGCCGGAAGTGTCTCGGAAAACTCTCGATAAGCAGACTCTTCGTAATCCTCGCGAGGCCTTGCAGGACACAGGTAGCGGAGGTTCATGGCCTATATCGACCGACCGTGTGGTGTGGGCACTCGCTGCTTGGGAGTACTATCTGTACACAGGAGATAGTTCGTGGCTCGAAGGTGCTTATGAAGGTTTGAGCTATACGGCTCGAAAGGACATTCATGTAGCATTCGATAAACGCATAGGGCTGTTCAAAGGGGAGACTTGTTCGATGGACTGGCGTACCCATACTTATCCGAATTGGTTTACCAATGTGACGATAGGCAGTTCGTTTTCCTGTGGAACAAATGCGCTGCACATGTTCATGTATGAGTTTTTGTCGAAGACGGCCGGCATACTCGGTAAACCAGAAAGTGAGAAAACATATTGGGAAAGTTTCAGGAATGTGTTGAAGGATTCGATAAACAAACATTTCTGGAACGAAGACAAAGGTTTATACGAGTGTTACTTGTATCCCGAAATTTCGGGGTATAAGGCTTCGGAACGGGTCGGTGTCATGTCGAACGGACTGTGTGCTGTTTTGGGAGCGAGCACCGATGAGCAAATTCGCCGTATGGTCGGTAATTTCCCGCTATATCCATACGGGGCTGCTGTTCTTTATCCTTCTATTCCCGACGATTTTGCATACCACAATAAAAGTGTTTGGCCGGTTTGGCAAACACCGTATATGTATGCGGCTCGTCAGGTGGGCAATATATCGGCAGTGGAACACATGGCGGCTTCTTTAACGAGAGCTTCGGCTCTTTTCCTGACACATAAGGAGAATATGACTTACGACACCGGATATGATCGGGGTACAGCTTTGAACTCGGATAGGCAACTGTGGTCAGTTTCTTCCTATATCAGTTTGGTGTATAGAGTTTTGTTCGGCATGAATTTGACGGAACGAGGAATCGCATTTAATCCTGTTGTACCCGATATGGTGAACGGCTGGCTTTCTTTGTCGGATTTCCGCTATCGCGATGCGACGATAGATATAAAGGTATCTGGAAAGGGAAATCGGGTGAAATCGTTGAAAGTCAATGGCGAGAAACAAGCATTGCCTTTTGTCCTTCCGGCCGATAGTAAGGGGGAATATTCGATCGAGATAGAAATGATGATCGATGAACCGAAAGGCAAAATAAATTTGGTGAAGGCTGGACCCGGGAAATGTTGGTCGCCGGTAGAACCTGTTTTGGTATTGAACGGTTCGACTCTAAGTTGGAAGGAAGAGGAAAATATGAAGTACTACCTTCATTCCAATTTTTCTGAGGAGGATAAACTGGTAACCTCTCCTTACGATTTAATTGGGGCTCCCGATGGATTTTATTCGGTTTATGCTGTCGATGAAAAAGGATTTGCATCGGATATGTCCAATGCGGTTGTTTATTCTACTTGGCAATCGGTTTGTGAAGCGGAGCAGAGCTCTCATTCAGGAACGGTTTCTAATCTTCACAAAGGATTTTCGGGGAGTGGCTTTGTTATCGATTTGTTTGCACGTCCGGCTAATGTGAAGTTTCAGGTACAAGTCCCCGAGGCCGGCGATTATGCCATAGCCCTTCGGGGTGCTAACGGACACGGGCCGCATGGTACATGGTGCGCCATACGTTCGGTGGCAGTGGACGGAAACGACGCCGGTACATTCATTTTGGAAGCAACAGGCGATTGGAAACAATGGTTGGATTCCAATTATATTGTTCTTCGAGGGTTGAATGCCGGAGAACATACGGTGTCGCTTTCTATCGATCCTGAGAAGAAAGGATATGACTTTAATATGTCGCATGGACGGGAAGACGCTAATGATTGCCATATCGATTGTTTAAAGTTGATTCGACTTTAA
- a CDS encoding hybrid sensor histidine kinase/response regulator has product MASYSRKSTRNKALWGYLLLIAVLLSSSWFVYHEINLLVSIKAVEADMRLKRQEMSSALSSLYRAETVGQSLVWGQFSDYPVYRRVTNDAVTCVDSLRRITSDSVQLSRIDSIIGLLNRKNAVIRRLMGTTIDVAEEQNRKIEDMMKQQDSLILIQNRQQRLVRQSDSLIEKRRRKNVFGRIADAISGKAPTRLDSIRIESKRIGALSDSLAADLKAMESGYNEIRELSQQALERERWRLRNDNQRLNGQINRLMNSFEREQLFVSEKIQERNEQIRQESMRALVAVASGAILLAVIFGVLVWKGWLRDDRFRRALEEARRRAEDLLEAREKLMLTITHDFKAPLGSIIGYVELMMRLDNTERQKFYLQNMKASSDHLLSLVSDLLDFHRLESHKLDINRIAFSPKVLFDKIVSAMQPVADKKQLNLILKVEKSADANFSGDPLRIKQIVDNLLSNALKFTARGTVTIHVFVRVRYLVFSVSDTGRGIARDDLEHIFQAFTRLSSAQGVEGFGLGLAITRQLVDLMGGRIDVRSVEGVGSTFTVEIPLEEVSEKTGDTKAFSGKRCLLLDDDKLQLTLFENQLKQLGIESVACMKAEEILGYLEHEHFDALFTDMQMPEMDGVSFLKFLRESHIALARKLPVVMVTARSDADQFLSEGFSGILHKPFSLAQLSFCLSGIWNEEATPREIEDEGERGEAPYDFAALTAFAEDDAKARRKILETFFQEINSQIEELKGAAARRDGIVVSRIAHKWQPIFAMLKISDMLPVLSRLEEEGAHKWTDELSRNLDKLLVCAEKIRTGLKLVLAKEE; this is encoded by the coding sequence ATGGCATCTTATTCCAGAAAATCGACCCGTAATAAAGCTCTTTGGGGATATCTGTTGCTTATTGCCGTTTTGTTGTCATCTTCGTGGTTTGTGTATCATGAGATAAATTTGTTGGTATCGATAAAAGCGGTCGAGGCAGATATGAGGCTGAAACGTCAGGAGATGTCTTCCGCTTTATCGTCTCTGTATAGAGCGGAGACGGTGGGACAATCGCTCGTTTGGGGACAGTTTTCGGATTATCCGGTATATAGGAGAGTGACGAATGATGCCGTAACATGTGTGGATTCGTTACGTCGTATTACATCGGACTCTGTCCAGCTGTCCCGAATCGATAGTATTATCGGTCTGCTGAATCGGAAAAATGCGGTTATACGGCGATTGATGGGAACCACGATCGATGTGGCCGAGGAGCAAAACCGGAAAATAGAGGATATGATGAAACAGCAAGATTCGTTGATCCTTATTCAGAATCGTCAGCAAAGATTGGTTCGACAGAGCGATTCGCTGATAGAGAAACGCCGCCGTAAAAATGTGTTCGGACGAATAGCCGATGCTATTTCGGGGAAAGCACCTACTCGGTTAGATAGCATTCGGATAGAATCGAAACGTATAGGAGCGTTGAGCGATTCGTTGGCTGCCGATTTGAAAGCGATGGAAAGCGGTTATAATGAGATCCGGGAGTTGTCTCAACAGGCTCTCGAACGGGAGCGGTGGCGATTGAGAAACGATAATCAACGGTTGAACGGTCAGATCAATCGTTTGATGAATAGCTTTGAACGAGAGCAACTTTTTGTATCGGAGAAGATACAAGAACGAAATGAACAGATTCGTCAGGAGTCTATGAGAGCTTTGGTCGCTGTGGCTTCCGGTGCTATTTTATTGGCGGTTATTTTTGGGGTATTGGTTTGGAAAGGTTGGTTAAGGGACGATCGTTTCCGTAGGGCATTGGAAGAAGCTCGGAGACGAGCCGAAGATTTATTGGAGGCCCGGGAAAAGTTGATGTTGACGATAACGCATGATTTTAAGGCTCCGCTCGGTTCTATTATCGGATATGTGGAGTTGATGATGAGGCTGGATAATACCGAACGGCAAAAGTTCTATTTGCAAAACATGAAGGCATCGTCGGATCATTTGCTTTCGCTGGTAAGCGATTTGCTCGATTTTCACCGTTTGGAATCTCATAAATTGGATATAAATCGTATTGCTTTCAGCCCCAAAGTATTATTCGATAAAATAGTATCTGCTATGCAACCTGTGGCGGATAAGAAACAACTGAATCTGATATTGAAAGTTGAGAAATCGGCCGATGCCAATTTTTCGGGCGATCCGTTAAGGATTAAGCAAATTGTCGATAATTTGTTGTCCAATGCTTTGAAGTTTACAGCCCGGGGTACGGTAACGATTCATGTGTTTGTGCGTGTCCGATATCTTGTTTTTTCGGTTAGCGATACGGGACGGGGAATAGCCCGAGATGATTTGGAACATATATTTCAGGCTTTTACACGGCTTTCTTCGGCACAGGGAGTCGAGGGGTTTGGATTGGGGTTGGCTATTACTCGACAGCTCGTCGATTTGATGGGCGGGCGTATAGATGTCCGCAGTGTGGAGGGTGTTGGCAGTACGTTTACCGTGGAAATTCCATTGGAAGAAGTCTCGGAGAAGACCGGTGATACGAAGGCTTTTTCGGGGAAACGTTGCCTATTGCTCGATGACGATAAATTACAATTGACACTTTTTGAGAATCAGTTGAAACAATTGGGTATAGAATCGGTTGCCTGCATGAAGGCCGAGGAGATTTTGGGTTATCTGGAACATGAGCATTTCGATGCTTTGTTTACCGATATGCAGATGCCGGAAATGGACGGAGTGAGTTTTTTGAAATTTTTGAGGGAGTCTCATATCGCTCTGGCGAGAAAGCTTCCGGTTGTAATGGTTACGGCGAGGAGCGATGCAGACCAATTCCTTTCGGAAGGTTTTTCGGGAATTTTACACAAGCCTTTTTCGTTGGCGCAATTATCTTTTTGTTTATCGGGGATTTGGAATGAAGAGGCAACTCCCCGTGAGATAGAAGATGAGGGAGAAAGAGGAGAGGCTCCGTATGATTTTGCGGCTCTTACGGCTTTTGCCGAAGATGATGCGAAGGCTCGCCGGAAAATATTGGAGACATTCTTTCAGGAGATAAATAGCCAGATAGAGGAGTTGAAAGGGGCCGCGGCTCGTCGCGATGGGATTGTGGTATCACGTATTGCTCATAAGTGGCAACCGATTTTCGCCATGTTGAAAATTTCGGATATGTTGCCGGTGTTGTCTCGATTGGAAGAGGAAGGTGCGCATAAGTGGACCGATGAGCTGTCTCGAAATCTTGATAAGTTGTTGGTCTGTGCTGAGAAAATACGTACAGGCCTTAAATTGGTATTGGCAAAGGAGGAATAA
- a CDS encoding sigma-54-dependent transcriptional regulator, whose amino-acid sequence MKHILIVEDDTTFAVMLQTWLSKKKFSVASVSGIAAAKKTLIESSVDLVLCDLRLPDGDGIDLLEWVSNRNVNVPLIVMTSYAAIPSAVQAMKLGARDYISKPVNPEDLLQKINEVFNAGVKTGKQIPVSESVPEETNYLEGQSEAARQLYTYVKLVAPTSMSVLINGASGTGKEYVAKRIHQLSKRSEKPFVAIDCGAIPKELAASEFFGHKKGSFTGAIEDKVGAFIEADGGTIFLDEIGNLSYDVQVQLLRVLQERRVKPIGTTTEVKVDVRLIAATNEDLKAAIKSGAFREDLYHRINEFTIYMPHLCERGEDIPLFANFFLDQANRELEKPVPGFLPEAMERISQYTWPGNLREMRNTVMRAALLAQGNPIRVEHLGIDMNIDKPINILHDPDSERTKIVSALQKCSGNKSKAAAMLGIDRKTLYNKLKLYQIE is encoded by the coding sequence ATGAAGCATATTCTCATTGTAGAAGACGATACGACATTTGCTGTTATGTTGCAGACGTGGCTTTCCAAGAAAAAATTTTCGGTAGCATCTGTTTCGGGAATTGCAGCAGCGAAAAAAACTCTTATTGAAAGTTCGGTCGATTTGGTGCTTTGCGACTTACGTTTGCCTGATGGAGACGGCATCGATTTGTTGGAATGGGTGAGCAATCGGAATGTAAATGTTCCTTTGATCGTAATGACGAGCTACGCGGCTATCCCGTCGGCTGTTCAGGCGATGAAACTCGGTGCGAGAGATTATATATCTAAGCCGGTGAATCCGGAAGATTTATTGCAAAAGATAAACGAGGTTTTTAATGCGGGTGTCAAGACTGGGAAACAGATTCCTGTGTCTGAATCTGTACCGGAGGAAACAAATTATTTAGAGGGGCAGAGTGAAGCTGCCCGTCAATTGTATACTTATGTGAAGTTAGTGGCTCCGACCTCTATGTCTGTGCTGATCAATGGGGCCAGTGGGACAGGAAAGGAATATGTGGCTAAACGGATACATCAATTAAGTAAACGTTCGGAGAAACCGTTTGTCGCCATCGATTGTGGAGCCATTCCGAAAGAATTGGCTGCTTCTGAATTTTTCGGGCATAAGAAAGGTTCGTTTACGGGAGCGATTGAGGATAAAGTCGGTGCTTTTATAGAAGCAGATGGTGGAACGATCTTTCTTGATGAAATAGGAAATCTGAGTTACGATGTTCAGGTACAGTTGCTACGTGTGTTGCAAGAACGCAGAGTGAAGCCCATCGGGACTACAACGGAAGTAAAAGTCGATGTGAGGTTGATTGCTGCGACAAATGAAGACTTGAAGGCGGCTATAAAATCAGGTGCATTTAGGGAAGATTTGTATCATCGAATCAATGAATTTACGATCTATATGCCGCATTTGTGCGAACGAGGTGAGGATATACCGTTGTTTGCTAATTTCTTTTTGGATCAAGCCAATCGAGAACTCGAAAAGCCTGTTCCCGGATTTTTGCCGGAAGCGATGGAACGGATTTCTCAATATACTTGGCCGGGAAATTTAAGAGAAATGCGTAATACTGTTATGAGGGCGGCTTTACTTGCTCAGGGGAATCCCATACGTGTGGAACATTTGGGCATAGACATGAATATAGACAAGCCGATAAATATTTTACACGATCCGGATAGTGAGCGGACTAAGATTGTATCGGCATTACAGAAATGTTCGGGTAATAAAAGTAAAGCGGCTGCAATGTTAGGCATAGATAGAAAGACATTGTATAACAAGTTGAAATTGTATCAAATCGAGTAA